The following proteins are encoded in a genomic region of Kosakonia oryzae:
- a CDS encoding PTS sugar transporter subunit IIB: MEKKRIYLFCSAGMSTSLLVSKMRAQAEKYEVPVIIEAFSESLAAEKGPQADVVLLGPQIAWKLADIQQLLPNKPVEVIDSLLYGKVDGLGVLKAAVAAIKQAATNN, translated from the coding sequence ATGGAAAAAAAACGTATTTATCTGTTTTGTTCAGCGGGTATGTCAACGTCGCTGCTGGTGTCAAAGATGCGTGCGCAGGCGGAAAAATATGAAGTACCGGTCATTATTGAAGCATTTTCTGAGTCTCTGGCCGCAGAAAAGGGGCCGCAGGCGGATGTGGTATTGCTCGGCCCGCAAATTGCGTGGAAGTTAGCGGACATTCAACAATTGCTGCCGAATAAACCGGTCGAAGTGATCGACTCGCTGCTGTACGGCAAAGTCGATGGTCTGGGCGTACTGAAAGCAGCCGTCGCTGCCATTAAACAAGCCGCTACCAATAATTAA
- a CDS encoding porin has translation MNTKLKMLTASIGAAVALMSFAAQAEITLLKQDPQAGDPLSRLNFTVGGSIRPQFDNAMGNSDKGSYKRNGYDGGTRFRFASDYYLFDDISWINYYELGVNIPALFDWDDHYAEGARNTTRRMLYTGLKSKTWGTLTYGQQNSIYYDVVGVKTDIWDYDMKAQAPGNGINGDYDGSYRARNMLKYKKTVGDADIYAAYLFNDSDYLPGNGTRYKRKGGGSLGVDYHLTDTLTWGTAWNYTRAEMRLPSTDDSKTYDQNILGTALSWTPDNWTFSFGGGWYQNFLLTKKSDVQNYFAGDAWGIEYFAGYKIPVGQYALKYIQPYVMGDRLQYTTGRDYQRIDNGVGVTFQLDYGFRVDYEHVFTSSSDNLSDMNIVRLRYDF, from the coding sequence ATGAATACTAAATTAAAAATGCTGACAGCCTCGATCGGTGCAGCAGTGGCATTGATGTCTTTCGCAGCGCAGGCAGAAATTACTTTGTTGAAACAGGATCCACAGGCCGGCGACCCGCTGAGCCGTCTGAACTTTACCGTCGGGGGGTCTATCCGTCCGCAGTTCGATAACGCCATGGGTAACAGCGATAAAGGCTCGTACAAACGTAACGGCTATGATGGCGGTACCCGTTTTCGTTTCGCCTCCGACTACTATCTGTTTGATGATATTAGCTGGATTAACTATTACGAACTCGGCGTGAACATTCCGGCGCTTTTTGACTGGGATGATCACTATGCCGAAGGCGCACGAAATACCACCCGCCGTATGCTCTACACCGGGCTGAAAAGTAAAACCTGGGGTACGCTCACCTACGGTCAGCAGAACAGCATTTATTACGATGTTGTGGGTGTGAAAACCGATATCTGGGATTACGACATGAAAGCCCAAGCGCCGGGCAACGGTATTAACGGCGACTACGACGGCTCTTATCGCGCACGTAATATGCTCAAATATAAGAAAACCGTTGGCGACGCGGATATTTATGCCGCTTACCTGTTCAATGATTCCGACTATCTGCCGGGCAATGGCACGCGTTACAAACGTAAAGGCGGCGGTTCGCTGGGTGTCGATTATCACCTGACCGACACCCTGACGTGGGGTACGGCGTGGAACTATACCCGTGCGGAAATGCGCCTGCCATCAACGGACGACAGCAAAACCTACGATCAGAACATCCTCGGTACCGCGCTGAGCTGGACGCCGGATAACTGGACCTTCTCCTTCGGCGGCGGCTGGTATCAGAACTTCCTGCTGACCAAAAAATCCGACGTGCAGAACTACTTCGCGGGCGATGCGTGGGGGATTGAATACTTTGCCGGTTATAAAATCCCGGTGGGCCAGTACGCGCTTAAATATATACAACCGTATGTGATGGGCGACCGTCTGCAATACACCACTGGCCGCGATTATCAGCGTATTGATAACGGCGTCGGTGTGACTTTCCAGCTGGATTACGGTTTCCGTGTCGATTACGAACACGTGTTTACCTCCAGCAGCGACAACCTGAGCGACATGAATATTGTGCGTCTGCGCTACGACTTCTGA